A stretch of the Bacteroidota bacterium genome encodes the following:
- a CDS encoding glycosyltransferase — protein sequence MNKKLNILFLSSWYPSRVFPTLGNFVQKHAEAVALQSNVIALYVCSDETNKETYELVTEEINNVLTINVYYKKINHSIPIVSHLQKVIRYIKAHRIGLEKVRQQFVTIDLIHHNKLYPAGIVAWYLKKTKHIPYIITEHWTGYLPSKKAHRSIVERVLSKIIAKNANCITPVSKNLGEAMQQLGLKNDYEVIYNVTDTQLFHPLETAKTHDKIKIIHISTLDNLHKNISGMLRVAKDLSEKRTDFEIWFIGDGDTTPHIETAKKLNIYNTVAFFDGTKTTSEVASIMRTSDCFILFSNYENLPCVIVEALASGITIVSSDVGGIPEHIKEQLGSLVKPGDEKALLQTLNKVIDKCKHGYYQKNVLSKYAQEHFSYKKVGEKYQDLYHRILNKNQPS from the coding sequence ATGAATAAAAAATTAAATATCCTTTTTCTTTCAAGTTGGTACCCCAGCCGAGTTTTTCCAACTCTTGGAAATTTTGTTCAAAAACATGCAGAAGCAGTTGCATTGCAATCGAATGTTATTGCCTTATACGTTTGTTCGGACGAAACAAACAAAGAAACATACGAACTAGTAACGGAAGAAATAAACAATGTGCTCACCATTAACGTGTATTATAAAAAAATAAATCATTCTATTCCGATTGTATCACATTTACAAAAAGTTATACGCTACATCAAGGCACACCGAATTGGATTAGAAAAAGTAAGACAACAATTTGTGACAATTGACTTGATTCATCACAATAAACTCTATCCCGCAGGTATAGTTGCTTGGTATCTAAAAAAAACGAAGCATATCCCTTATATTATTACGGAACATTGGACCGGCTATTTGCCTTCAAAAAAGGCACACCGCAGCATAGTAGAAAGAGTGCTTTCAAAAATTATTGCAAAAAATGCCAATTGCATTACGCCTGTTTCTAAAAACTTAGGAGAAGCAATGCAGCAATTGGGATTAAAAAATGATTATGAAGTAATTTACAATGTAACCGACACACAATTATTTCATCCTTTAGAAACAGCCAAAACACACGATAAAATAAAAATTATTCACATCTCAACATTAGACAATTTGCATAAAAACATTTCCGGTATGCTTCGAGTAGCAAAGGATTTGTCGGAAAAACGTACCGATTTTGAAATTTGGTTTATTGGGGATGGTGATACCACTCCACACATTGAAACAGCAAAAAAATTAAACATTTATAACACCGTTGCTTTTTTTGATGGAACAAAAACAACCTCAGAAGTAGCATCCATTATGCGAACGTCTGATTGCTTTATTCTTTTTTCCAACTATGAAAATCTACCCTGTGTTATAGTAGAAGCTTTAGCAAGTGGCATTACGATAGTTTCATCGGATGTAGGGGGAATACCGGAGCACATTAAAGAACAATTGGGATCATTGGTGAAACCAGGTGATGAAAAGGCACTCTTGCAAACATTAAATAAGGTAATTGACAAATGTAAACATGGATATTATCAAAAAAATGTGTTAAGTAAATATGCTCAAGAACATTTCAGTTATAAAAAAGTTGGTGAGAAATACCAGGATTTATACCATCGAATTTTGAACAAAAATCAGCCATCTTAG
- a CDS encoding chloride channel protein, producing MNLNKINYIEKSINWIHEKTNEKQFLIFSSVLVGLSAGLAAVILKSFVFIIRQYFLEDYLLKFDYKYLYLILPLIGIGITVLIVKYFFKNQFERGTSSILYTIAKKSSFLPFHQMYSHIITSGLTVGFGGSAGLESPIVSTGSAIGSNFAKTYKLSYKDRTLLLAAGAAGGIAGAFNAPIAGVLFALEVILVDISISAFIPLLIAAASGALLSKIILNESNLLFFKLKQPFDYHNVLLYIILGLLAGLVSLYYVNFFDKVESKFSKINSKFSKWIIGGISLAFLFALFPSLFGEGYQSIKALSESRAIDLFKDSLLISFINDKWILLIFITITLLLKAVATGLTLGSGGNGGNFAPSLFVGAYLGFVFAFFLSLIGFDDVPISNFTIVAMAGILSGVFHAPLTGIFLIAEITGGYELIIPLMIVSSISYVVVKYFHPESLDVKRLKEKGAVVSDNKDTNILSKIDVKEMIETDFATIHFKATLRDIVETIKHSKRNTFPIVKKNNKLIGILFLDHIREEMFNTEHYDTVTAKELMRKPSTVIDSKEDIFSIMKKFEESGQWNLPVVENEIYIGFLSKSTILDKYRHELLTTI from the coding sequence ATGAATTTAAATAAGATTAATTATATTGAAAAAAGCATTAATTGGATTCATGAAAAAACGAATGAAAAACAATTTTTAATATTTTCTAGTGTTTTAGTTGGATTAAGCGCAGGACTTGCAGCAGTTATTTTAAAATCATTTGTATTTATTATCCGACAATATTTTTTGGAGGATTATTTATTAAAATTTGATTACAAATATTTATACCTCATTTTGCCATTAATAGGAATTGGTATAACGGTATTAATTGTAAAATATTTTTTTAAAAATCAATTTGAACGTGGTACATCTTCCATTTTATATACAATTGCAAAGAAAAGTAGTTTTCTTCCTTTTCATCAGATGTATTCTCATATTATCACAAGCGGTTTAACGGTTGGATTTGGTGGGTCAGCTGGACTTGAGTCTCCAATTGTAAGTACAGGTTCAGCCATAGGTTCAAATTTTGCAAAAACATATAAGTTAAGTTACAAAGACCGTACGCTATTATTAGCAGCTGGTGCAGCTGGAGGTATAGCAGGAGCATTTAACGCACCCATTGCAGGTGTTCTCTTTGCTTTAGAAGTTATTTTGGTAGACATTAGTATTTCAGCATTCATTCCCTTGCTAATTGCAGCTGCATCGGGAGCCTTATTATCAAAAATAATTTTAAATGAAAGCAATTTATTGTTTTTCAAATTGAAACAGCCATTTGATTATCACAACGTTTTACTATATATCATATTAGGATTATTAGCAGGTTTAGTTTCTTTGTATTACGTAAACTTCTTTGATAAAGTAGAATCAAAGTTTTCTAAAATTAATTCTAAATTTTCAAAATGGATAATTGGAGGAATTAGTTTGGCCTTTTTATTCGCTCTCTTTCCTTCATTGTTTGGGGAAGGTTATCAAAGTATTAAAGCCCTTTCAGAATCAAGAGCAATTGATTTATTTAAAGATAGCTTGCTAATAAGTTTTATTAATGATAAATGGATTTTATTAATCTTTATCACAATTACATTACTGCTTAAAGCTGTAGCAACAGGACTGACATTAGGAAGTGGAGGAAACGGAGGGAATTTTGCGCCCTCATTATTTGTTGGTGCATATTTAGGATTTGTATTTGCTTTTTTCCTATCATTAATTGGTTTTGATGATGTTCCTATCAGCAATTTTACAATTGTTGCAATGGCTGGTATATTGAGTGGGGTATTTCATGCGCCACTAACAGGAATATTTCTTATTGCTGAGATTACGGGTGGATATGAGTTAATTATTCCTTTAATGATTGTTTCTTCTATTAGTTATGTAGTTGTGAAATATTTTCATCCAGAATCGTTAGATGTTAAAAGATTAAAAGAAAAAGGTGCTGTTGTATCTGACAATAAAGACACAAACATTTTGAGTAAGATAGATGTAAAGGAAATGATAGAAACAGATTTTGCTACGATTCATTTTAAGGCCACTTTACGTGATATTGTAGAAACGATTAAACATTCTAAAAGAAACACATTCCCGATAGTTAAAAAGAACAATAAGCTGATTGGTATACTATTTCTTGATCATATAAGGGAAGAAATGTTTAATACAGAGCATTATGATACTGTAACGGCAAAAGAACTGATGAGAAAACCATCAACAGTTATTGATTCAAAAGAAGATATTTTTTCTATCATGAAGAAATTTGAAGAATCAGGTCAATGGAATTTGCCTGTAGTTGAAAATGAGATATACATTGGATTTTTATCTAAATCGACCATTCTTGATAAGTATAGACATGAATTATTGACAACGATATAA
- a CDS encoding aspartate 1-decarboxylase → MQLQVLKSKIHNAFITEANVDYIGSITIDENLMEAVDIIEGEQVHVVNHRNSERLITYVIKGKRGSGEICMNGPAALKICKTDKVIIIAYAGMTLTKAKTFKPKIIFPKRDNSI, encoded by the coding sequence ATGCAATTACAAGTTTTAAAGTCAAAAATTCATAATGCTTTTATTACGGAAGCAAATGTAGATTATATAGGGAGCATTACAATTGACGAAAATTTAATGGAAGCTGTTGATATTATTGAAGGTGAGCAAGTTCATGTGGTGAATCACAGAAACAGTGAACGATTAATAACCTATGTAATCAAAGGTAAAAGAGGAAGCGGTGAAATTTGCATGAATGGTCCTGCTGCCCTAAAAATCTGTAAAACAGATAAGGTAATTATTATTGCTTATGCTGGAATGACTTTAACAAAAGCGAAAACATTTAAGCCTAAAATTATTTTTCCTAAAAGAGATAATTCAATTTAA
- a CDS encoding cation-translocating P-type ATPase: MEQQPQNTILHIEGMDCANCAAGITKSLQKSGMENVHVDFATGEASFYLQNKHILPPAIKEIQSLGYKVIDSKIKEANEGKRSTIEKRFFATIPFTAVLFFSHMLLPHDFLLNQPIVQLLICIPVFVIGLIQFGKSAFGSVKIGVPNMDVLIFIGSSAAFIYSVIGMYLFDSHQAHNYLFFETTATIITLVLLGNVLEQRSVKQTTSAIKELTSLNVSTAKIVGLQFGKEVITEINYKDIPVGALLQVNSGDKVPVDGELISGEASIDEAMLTGESIPAEKTTGQKVTGGTIVLNGNFRMRAERVGNDTTLSKIIELVKKAQQAKPDIQKLGDKISAIFVPIVLGISLLTFFVSPFLLELTLREAMMRSIAVLVISCPCAMGLATPTAVMVGIGRAAKRGILIKGGNTLEEFAKIKTIVFDKTGTLTTGEFKIQKIQCFNSKEEEVKAILFQLEQHSSHPIAKSIVKELSTTEALITFDTIREEKGLGIFAIDSNKNEYKVGSYKIAETLTSDSSHNIYLTKNNALIAMIDITDALKANVKETIATLKANGINSVLLSGDSKTKCDAFSKEVGISTVYSEQSPAQKLVLIEKLNSETPTAMVGDGINDAPALAKANVGISLSNATQVAIQQAQIVLLKHNDLTTLVEAQLISKHTLITIKQNLFWAFFYNVIAIPIAAAGLLNPMLGALSMAFSDVIVIGNSIRLKKKKLK, encoded by the coding sequence ATGGAGCAACAACCACAAAACACTATTCTTCACATAGAAGGAATGGATTGCGCCAACTGCGCTGCCGGAATCACGAAAAGCCTCCAAAAAAGTGGTATGGAGAATGTTCATGTTGATTTTGCTACCGGAGAGGCTAGTTTTTACTTACAAAACAAACACATCCTTCCACCAGCCATAAAAGAGATACAAAGTCTTGGATACAAAGTAATTGACAGTAAAATAAAGGAAGCAAATGAAGGCAAACGCTCGACCATCGAAAAGCGTTTTTTTGCAACCATTCCTTTTACAGCTGTGCTTTTTTTTAGTCATATGCTCCTTCCACACGACTTTCTATTAAATCAGCCAATCGTCCAATTATTGATATGTATCCCGGTATTTGTGATTGGATTGATTCAATTCGGGAAAAGTGCATTCGGCTCTGTTAAAATAGGAGTTCCTAACATGGATGTCCTTATATTTATTGGATCTTCTGCGGCTTTCATATATAGTGTTATCGGAATGTATTTATTCGATTCCCACCAGGCTCACAATTATCTATTTTTCGAAACAACAGCTACCATCATCACCCTGGTATTATTGGGCAATGTCTTAGAGCAACGTTCTGTAAAACAGACTACCTCTGCAATTAAAGAACTAACGTCTTTAAATGTGAGTACAGCTAAGATTGTGGGATTGCAATTTGGAAAAGAAGTTATTACTGAGATTAATTACAAGGATATTCCCGTTGGTGCATTATTGCAAGTGAATTCAGGCGACAAAGTCCCGGTAGATGGGGAACTAATTTCAGGTGAAGCTAGCATTGATGAAGCAATGCTTACAGGAGAAAGTATTCCTGCAGAAAAAACAACGGGTCAAAAAGTAACGGGCGGCACTATCGTTTTGAATGGGAACTTCCGTATGCGTGCAGAAAGAGTTGGAAATGACACCACACTTTCTAAAATCATTGAGCTCGTAAAAAAAGCGCAACAAGCAAAACCGGATATCCAGAAATTAGGTGATAAAATAAGTGCCATTTTTGTCCCAATTGTATTGGGCATTTCGTTACTCACCTTCTTTGTATCACCGTTTTTATTGGAGCTAACACTCCGCGAAGCAATGATGCGCAGTATTGCTGTTCTTGTTATTTCTTGTCCATGCGCAATGGGATTAGCTACACCAACCGCAGTAATGGTAGGAATTGGGAGAGCCGCAAAACGAGGGATTCTTATTAAAGGTGGAAATACATTAGAAGAATTTGCTAAAATCAAAACGATTGTATTTGACAAAACCGGAACATTAACCACTGGAGAATTTAAAATTCAGAAAATTCAATGCTTTAATAGTAAAGAAGAGGAAGTAAAAGCAATTCTTTTCCAGCTGGAACAACATTCCTCCCATCCGATTGCAAAGTCGATTGTAAAAGAATTGAGTACGACTGAAGCCTTGATAACATTTGATACTATCCGAGAAGAAAAAGGACTAGGAATATTCGCGATTGATTCCAATAAGAATGAATACAAAGTAGGATCCTATAAAATAGCAGAAACGCTTACAAGTGATTCCTCACACAACATTTACCTTACAAAAAACAATGCCCTTATTGCCATGATTGATATTACTGATGCTTTAAAGGCAAATGTAAAAGAAACCATCGCAACACTCAAAGCAAATGGAATCAACAGTGTTTTATTAAGCGGGGATAGCAAAACAAAATGTGATGCTTTTTCAAAAGAAGTAGGCATTTCTACTGTTTATAGTGAACAATCTCCAGCTCAGAAATTAGTTCTAATTGAAAAATTAAATTCAGAAACACCTACTGCAATGGTGGGTGACGGAATTAATGATGCACCAGCTTTGGCCAAAGCAAATGTAGGCATATCTTTAAGCAATGCCACTCAAGTTGCTATTCAGCAAGCACAGATTGTTCTATTAAAACATAACGATTTAACAACATTAGTAGAAGCACAACTTATTAGTAAGCATACCTTGATTACCATCAAACAAAATTTATTTTGGGCATTTTTTTACAATGTAATCGCGATTCCAATTGCTGCTGCAGGCTTATTAAATCCAATGCTGGGTGCACTCTCCATGGCATTTTCCGATGTGATTGTTATTGGCAATTCCATCCGTTTGAAGAAAAAGAAATTGAAATGA
- the nhaD gene encoding sodium:proton antiporter NhaD produces MGIAIITLFILGYLFITLEHSISINKAAIALLTGVLCWTIYILFSTDSHLINEQLTEHLGEISGILFFLMGAMTIVELIDAHDGFEVITNAITTLSKRKLLWIICFLAFFLSAVLDNLTTTIVLVSLLRKLIDSKNDRMLFIGMVVISANAGGAWSPIGDVTTTMLWIGGQVTTKNIILNLFIPSLVCLVVPLLAISFNMKGSIKRPVLSGDDHKSIASRFERNTIFFSGLGILLFVPVFKTITHLPPFMGMLFGLGILWIISELIHKDKDESDKNTYSVLHALRKIDMPSVLFFLGILISISALQSTGQLEQLATLMDEKIGNINIVVMSVGLLSAIVDNVPLVAASMGMHDLQTYPTDHYFWEFLAYCAGTGGSALIIGSAAGVAAMGMEKIDFFWYMKKISWLALLGYFAGAFTYILQHHIFS; encoded by the coding sequence ATGGGGATTGCCATTATTACACTCTTTATTCTTGGTTATTTATTCATTACTCTTGAACATTCGATTAGCATAAACAAAGCTGCAATTGCTCTTCTTACTGGTGTTCTTTGCTGGACTATATATATATTATTTTCGACAGACAGCCATCTTATTAATGAACAATTAACTGAGCATTTAGGTGAAATCTCTGGAATTCTTTTCTTTCTTATGGGAGCAATGACTATTGTTGAGCTTATTGATGCGCACGATGGGTTTGAAGTAATTACCAATGCTATTACCACACTAAGTAAAAGAAAACTTCTTTGGATAATTTGCTTTCTCGCATTTTTTCTGTCTGCTGTTCTTGACAATCTTACAACAACTATCGTTTTGGTTTCTCTTTTAAGAAAGCTTATTGATAGTAAGAATGACAGAATGTTGTTTATCGGGATGGTGGTAATTTCAGCTAATGCTGGTGGTGCTTGGTCTCCAATTGGAGATGTTACAACAACTATGCTTTGGATAGGGGGTCAAGTAACAACAAAAAATATAATCTTAAATCTGTTTATTCCAAGTCTGGTTTGTTTAGTCGTTCCGCTTCTAGCCATTTCTTTTAATATGAAAGGAAGCATAAAAAGACCTGTTTTGTCTGGTGATGACCATAAATCTATTGCATCTCGTTTTGAAAGAAACACCATCTTTTTTTCAGGATTAGGAATTCTTCTTTTTGTTCCTGTTTTCAAAACCATTACTCATCTCCCACCATTTATGGGAATGCTTTTCGGCTTGGGAATACTATGGATAATCTCAGAACTTATTCACAAAGACAAAGATGAATCTGATAAGAATACATACTCCGTTCTTCATGCTCTTCGTAAAATTGATATGCCGAGCGTCCTGTTTTTTCTTGGAATTCTTATTTCTATTTCTGCCCTTCAATCAACAGGACAGCTAGAACAACTTGCAACTCTAATGGATGAAAAAATAGGCAACATCAATATTGTGGTGATGTCTGTTGGATTGCTTTCTGCAATTGTAGACAATGTTCCACTTGTTGCTGCATCTATGGGAATGCATGATTTACAAACATACCCTACAGATCATTACTTTTGGGAGTTTCTTGCATATTGTGCTGGAACAGGAGGAAGCGCACTAATTATTGGTTCAGCAGCTGGTGTTGCAGCTATGGGAATGGAAAAGATTGATTTCTTTTGGTATATGAAAAAAATTTCATGGTTAGCGTTGCTTGGATATTTTGCTGGTGCTTTTACCTATATTTTACAGCATCATATTTTTAGTTAA
- a CDS encoding Crp/Fnr family transcriptional regulator, which translates to MELNIDNYHLKSSSLFDYLTEEESRLVKGRLARKEYSQGEYIFKEKSFSRGVYIVRKGKVKIFQMNNEGKQSIVYIYKKGDYFGYRPILANEPHPVSAVAMDNTVVSFISRELFLSLLDKSSTLANELLLTLSKEFSVWINKMTVFSQYGVKERVALSLLILNKVYQRDEDKSKSIAISINRDDFAGFVGTAKETLVRMLRIFKDDKIITSKGTKIIILKPRALLNLVSEL; encoded by the coding sequence ATGGAGCTGAATATTGATAACTATCATTTGAAATCGTCTTCTCTGTTTGACTATCTTACAGAGGAAGAATCTAGGCTTGTAAAAGGAAGGTTAGCTAGGAAAGAGTATTCACAAGGAGAATATATTTTTAAAGAAAAAAGTTTTTCTCGCGGAGTTTATATTGTTAGAAAAGGGAAAGTGAAAATTTTTCAAATGAACAATGAAGGAAAGCAAAGCATTGTATACATATACAAGAAAGGAGACTATTTTGGGTACAGGCCAATATTAGCGAATGAGCCTCATCCTGTTTCTGCTGTTGCAATGGACAATACAGTTGTTTCATTTATTTCAAGAGAGTTGTTTTTAAGTTTATTAGACAAGTCTTCTACGTTGGCAAATGAATTACTACTCACTCTTTCAAAAGAATTTTCTGTTTGGATAAACAAAATGACTGTTTTCTCTCAATATGGAGTGAAAGAACGAGTTGCATTAAGTTTGCTCATACTTAATAAAGTATATCAGCGCGATGAAGATAAATCAAAGTCGATAGCAATTTCAATTAACAGGGATGACTTTGCAGGTTTTGTTGGGACAGCCAAAGAAACATTGGTTAGAATGCTTAGAATATTTAAAGATGACAAAATTATTACATCTAAAGGCACTAAAATAATTATTCTTAAACCTCGTGCTTTATTGAACCTTGTTTCAGAATTATAA
- a CDS encoding lysine 2,3-aminomutase, protein MKLQSYSLHNYKNIPQIKNLSAEQIEAIEIVGNVLPFKTNNYVVNELIDWNNLENDPMFKLTFPQKGMLSKEHYKAMKIVLDHTTNKDEIKKVAMAIRNELNPHPAGQIEHNTPEVNGEKLMGMQHKYKETVLFFPSQGQTCHAYCTFCFRWPQFVGMEELKFATKEASLLKQYVIENPQVTDVLFTGGDPMIMKAKIFATYINPLLESNIPNLQTIRIGTKSLSYWPYKFTNDDDADEMLNLFEAIIKKGINLSIMAHFSHPVELETEAVKQAIKRLRSIGVQIRTQSPVLKHINDSPEVWADMWRKQVNLNCIPYYMFIPRDTGAQDYFAITLEDAWNIFRNAYQKVSGVCRTVRGPSMSCTPGKVQVLGISEVNGEKIFVLRMLQGRNPDWVAKPFFAKFDKDAIWMDELKPAFGENKFFFEDELEWLFNEHVYDDEKNRFE, encoded by the coding sequence ATGAAACTACAATCCTATTCACTTCACAATTATAAAAACATTCCACAGATTAAAAATCTTTCAGCTGAACAGATTGAGGCAATAGAAATTGTAGGTAATGTTCTGCCATTTAAAACGAATAATTACGTAGTAAATGAATTGATTGATTGGAACAACTTAGAAAATGACCCAATGTTCAAACTTACATTTCCTCAAAAAGGAATGTTAAGTAAGGAACATTACAAAGCAATGAAAATTGTTTTAGACCACACTACTAATAAAGATGAAATAAAAAAAGTGGCAATGGCAATTCGGAATGAATTGAATCCACACCCAGCTGGACAAATTGAACACAATACCCCTGAAGTAAATGGCGAAAAACTCATGGGTATGCAACACAAGTATAAAGAAACCGTATTATTTTTTCCAAGTCAAGGGCAAACATGTCACGCCTACTGCACGTTTTGTTTTAGGTGGCCTCAGTTTGTAGGTATGGAAGAATTAAAATTTGCTACAAAAGAGGCTTCATTACTGAAGCAGTATGTAATAGAAAATCCACAAGTAACAGATGTTTTATTTACTGGTGGAGACCCGATGATAATGAAAGCAAAAATATTTGCAACATATATTAACCCACTATTGGAAAGCAACATCCCCAACTTGCAAACCATTCGAATAGGAACAAAATCATTGTCCTATTGGCCTTATAAATTTACAAATGATGATGATGCCGATGAAATGTTAAATCTTTTTGAAGCAATCATAAAAAAAGGAATTAACTTATCTATCATGGCACATTTCTCTCATCCTGTGGAACTGGAGACAGAAGCCGTAAAACAAGCAATTAAAAGATTGAGAAGTATTGGAGTACAAATCAGAACGCAGTCTCCGGTTTTAAAACACATTAATGATTCGCCTGAAGTATGGGCTGATATGTGGAGAAAACAAGTCAATTTAAATTGCATTCCATATTATATGTTTATTCCGAGAGACACAGGTGCGCAAGATTATTTTGCTATCACACTTGAAGATGCTTGGAATATTTTCAGAAACGCATATCAAAAAGTAAGTGGCGTTTGCAGAACTGTTAGAGGGCCTAGCATGTCATGTACGCCTGGCAAAGTACAAGTTCTTGGGATTTCAGAAGTAAATGGAGAAAAGATTTTTGTTTTACGCATGTTACAAGGAAGAAATCCAGATTGGGTAGCCAAGCCATTTTTTGCAAAGTTTGATAAAGATGCAATATGGATGGATGAGTTAAAACCTGCTTTCGGGGAAAATAAATTCTTTTTTGAGGATGAACTCGAATGGCTTTTCAATGAACATGTTTATGATGATGAAAAAAATCGATTTGAATAA